The proteins below are encoded in one region of ANME-2 cluster archaeon:
- the engB gene encoding GTP-binding protein EngB yields the protein MASPDKKNASKYEIVFVGRSNVGKSTLIKSITGKPVPIGRRPGVTRRPWNLALGDLIVTDMPGFGFMSGVKDRKQDIIKTKFVRYIEDHSDRIILAVLVLNGKSFSEIVDRWSGRGEIPLEVEMYQFLLELELDVVVAVNKIDKIKDKNRDSVMNGVAERLDILPPWKQWPDKLVPISAKKGDVKALSGLIRSRIHELGRDDLLGYIR from the coding sequence ATGGCTTCCCCTGATAAAAAAAATGCTTCTAAATATGAGATCGTGTTCGTTGGCCGTTCCAACGTGGGCAAGTCAACACTTATCAAGAGCATTACTGGTAAGCCTGTTCCTATAGGACGACGGCCCGGTGTTACCCGCAGGCCCTGGAACCTGGCATTGGGCGACCTGATAGTAACTGACATGCCTGGTTTTGGCTTTATGAGCGGGGTAAAGGACCGCAAGCAGGATATTATAAAAACAAAATTCGTCAGGTATATTGAGGACCATAGTGACCGTATCATCCTGGCAGTACTGGTGTTAAATGGTAAGTCATTTTCAGAAATAGTGGACCGCTGGAGTGGACGTGGTGAGATTCCACTTGAGGTTGAGATGTACCAGTTCCTTCTGGAACTGGAGCTGGATGTGGTCGTGGCTGTCAATAAGATTGATAAAATAAAGGACAAGAACAGGGACAGTGTGATGAATGGTGTGGCTGAAAGGCTGGACATCCTGCCGCCATGGAAACAATGGCCTGACAAACTTGTACCTATTAGTGCGAAAAAAGGGGATGTGAAAGCACTTTCCGGATTGATCAGGAGCCGGATACATGAACTGGGACGGGATGACCTGCTGGGATATATCAGGTAA
- a CDS encoding RNA ligase, with amino-acid sequence MKRFQEIFDEEFIRIASKALGMPESKITGMIKRRVLQRISRFLPEYYRFEKGISGVEPGTTLFNLVSDIEIVKGFPKIHRAMVLEPTIQIHFKGLPLVAIEEKMNGYNVRVVKIQDQVLALTRGGLVCPYTTEKATERIGLEFFQDHSDLVLCGEMVGPDNPYVPKDIYPEVESIAFYVFDIREKYTGRPITLEMKNELCERYGIKTVRHFGNYPVDAVARVVTDLVRELSAAGHEGVVIKDPEMKLPALKYTCSESTNSDLRYAFQFYNDYGRDFFYSRVVREGFQSMEWDEDEDALHERSCRLGESILKPMVETIRKRKRGERITENVRIRVSSLKTAQQFEEHLRLLGIDAQFGEPRIVDGQYLIEIKKLNQSTNDRTDALLNGQFW; translated from the coding sequence ATGAAAAGATTTCAGGAAATTTTTGATGAAGAATTTATAAGAATTGCTTCAAAAGCACTGGGAATGCCGGAATCAAAGATAACCGGTATGATAAAGAGAAGAGTGTTGCAGAGGATCTCCAGGTTCCTTCCTGAATATTACAGGTTCGAAAAGGGGATATCGGGAGTGGAGCCAGGGACCACTCTTTTCAATCTGGTGAGTGACATTGAGATCGTAAAAGGCTTCCCGAAGATACACCGGGCTATGGTACTTGAACCTACTATTCAAATACACTTCAAAGGATTGCCACTGGTTGCCATTGAAGAAAAGATGAACGGTTACAATGTCAGGGTTGTAAAGATACAAGACCAGGTCCTTGCTCTTACCAGGGGTGGGTTGGTGTGCCCATATACCACAGAAAAAGCAACCGAGAGGATTGGACTTGAATTTTTCCAGGACCATTCAGATCTGGTACTATGCGGTGAAATGGTGGGTCCTGATAACCCATATGTCCCGAAGGATATTTATCCGGAAGTGGAAAGTATCGCATTCTATGTATTCGACATCAGGGAGAAATATACAGGTAGACCCATTACACTGGAAATGAAAAACGAATTGTGCGAGCGTTATGGTATCAAGACTGTAAGGCACTTCGGGAATTATCCAGTTGATGCCGTTGCCCGTGTAGTGACCGACTTGGTCAGGGAACTGAGTGCAGCAGGACATGAGGGTGTTGTGATAAAGGACCCGGAAATGAAACTGCCAGCCCTGAAATATACATGTTCCGAGAGTACCAATAGCGATCTGCGATATGCGTTCCAGTTCTATAATGACTATGGTAGGGATTTCTTTTATTCCAGGGTTGTCAGGGAGGGGTTTCAGTCAATGGAGTGGGACGAAGACGAGGATGCATTGCATGAGAGGAGCTGCCGGTTGGGTGAGAGTATCTTAAAACCAATGGTAGAGACCATTCGAAAAAGAAAAAGGGGCGAGCGTATCACTGAAAATGTGAGGATAAGGGTCAGCAGCCTGAAAACGGCACAGCAGTTTGAGGAACACCTGAGGTTATTGGGAATTGATGCCCAGTTCGGTGAGCCGCGGATCGTGGATGGGCAGTACCTGATAGAAATTAAGAAATTGAACCAAAGCACCAACGACCGTACTGATGCTTTATTAAATGGTCAGTTCTGGTGA
- a CDS encoding CBS domain-containing protein translates to MKKMNMQDIMTEPITIDKSEKLSYALDTMEKYSTRRLLVMHNNNIHGIVTMRTITRELGTRKKLSLPASAMHVATATTDNYNKVLPDMSVDDGVILMNKNNGILLIIDNDNVAGWVTPQQVIENYPFSNSYAGEIMRQPITIGPGERVIHARRMMLDNDIGRLPVIENGELIGIITEHDIATGLRAFRDLVSGNQQDSRIKNLLAEDIMTRGVISVKTNAQIKDVVSLMLEKNLGGVPVVNLEDELVGVITRRSLLDAIARKI, encoded by the coding sequence GTGAAAAAAATGAATATGCAGGATATAATGACAGAACCGATAACAATAGATAAATCTGAGAAATTATCATATGCACTTGATACAATGGAAAAATACAGTACCAGAAGACTCCTTGTTATGCATAATAACAATATACATGGTATTGTCACAATGCGTACAATAACAAGGGAACTGGGTACCAGGAAAAAATTAAGCCTCCCTGCTTCGGCCATGCATGTAGCTACGGCGACTACTGATAACTACAATAAAGTGCTGCCTGATATGAGTGTCGATGATGGTGTTATATTGATGAACAAAAATAACGGGATACTTCTTATCATTGATAATGATAATGTGGCAGGATGGGTTACGCCACAACAGGTCATTGAGAACTATCCGTTCAGCAATTCATATGCCGGAGAGATTATGCGCCAACCCATCACTATCGGGCCAGGGGAAAGGGTGATCCATGCCAGGAGGATGATGCTTGATAATGATATTGGGCGGTTGCCCGTTATCGAAAATGGTGAACTTATAGGGATCATTACCGAACATGATATCGCTACCGGGCTTCGGGCATTCAGGGACCTTGTTTCAGGCAACCAGCAGGATAGCAGGATCAAGAACCTGCTTGCAGAAGATATAATGACTCGTGGTGTCATATCTGTAAAGACAAATGCCCAGATCAAGGATGTGGTTTCATTGATGCTTGAGAAGAACCTTGGTGGAGTGCCTGTCGTTAACCTGGAAGATGAGCTTGTGGGTGTGATCACACGCAGGAGTCTTCTTGATGCCATTGCCAGGAAGATTTAG
- a CDS encoding CBS domain-containing protein, producing MKVKDIMSSPVYLIASNEPISRARNLMLKHGISRLVVIENDTTKEVTSRSPEVISIGVVTKTDISERLDQAEPKWRRRPIGNIPISVVMSPDPLTIHPDATPRQAAEILLENNISGLPVVRSKTDRNLIGIITKLDLIRYYSTLDDTTVVDDIMEKFFLTVHRHHSISHVIHEMKSNQVDRTIVVDDSNQPVGTITRTDLAMNRMTNPEGGLPSKDVKMARKDRIAGEKVLRYVKEVSMVAEDIMSKPIITLSNNSRVTDAAKIMVDQRINGILVVDEDITGIVYSKNILQAIIAR from the coding sequence ATGAAAGTAAAAGATATTATGAGTTCCCCTGTCTACTTGATAGCATCCAATGAGCCCATATCAAGAGCAAGGAACCTTATGTTAAAACACGGTATAAGCAGGCTCGTGGTCATTGAAAATGATACGACAAAAGAAGTTACATCAAGATCACCGGAAGTAATATCCATAGGAGTGGTGACAAAGACAGATATTAGTGAAAGACTGGACCAGGCAGAGCCGAAATGGCGCAGGCGTCCCATTGGCAATATTCCAATTAGCGTGGTTATGTCACCTGACCCTTTGACGATACACCCTGATGCCACACCCAGGCAGGCTGCTGAAATCCTGCTTGAGAATAATATCAGTGGATTACCTGTAGTCAGGAGTAAGACTGATAGGAATTTAATTGGTATTATCACGAAACTTGACCTGATACGATATTACTCGACACTCGATGATACTACTGTTGTAGATGATATTATGGAAAAGTTCTTTCTCACTGTTCACAGGCACCATAGCATCAGTCATGTGATCCATGAGATGAAAAGCAATCAAGTGGACAGGACAATCGTGGTGGATGACAGCAATCAACCCGTGGGTACCATTACCAGGACAGACCTTGCAATGAACAGGATGACAAATCCTGAAGGAGGACTACCATCCAAGGATGTTAAGATGGCACGCAAGGACCGCATTGCTGGTGAGAAGGTACTCAGGTATGTAAAGGAAGTGTCTATGGTAGCTGAAGATATCATGTCCAAACCAATCATTACTTTAAGTAATAACAGCAGGGTAACAGATGCAGCAAAGATCATGGTCGACCAGCGCATCAATGGTATACTCGTTGTTGATGAAGATATAACAGGAATCGTATATTCGAAAAACATTTTGCAGGCAATTATAGCACGGTAG
- a CDS encoding CBS domain-containing protein: protein MKRQNINRSDIRAMDSTGVMDRGAVDFKSRVSHNQGDIMAIASKNIVTLPPTTNIMGTAKTMLKYGFRRVPIADAGTNRLVGIITSLDIVDFLGGGLRHNIVKNRYKGNLAAAINEDVREIMKKDVVSLGVNDNISNAIKTMIEKNIGGIPIVDDDNVVVGIVSERDFVRTVADITTSKSVNKYMSNKVVTASPDISVGEATRTMIEKGFRRIPIVKEDVLLGIVTASDVMRYLGSGEIFQKLMTGDVSDAFKVPLKSLILRDIIWTNSGIDIGEAAALMLKNKVGALPIIDDGELCGILTERDIIKALVD from the coding sequence ATGAAGAGACAAAATATAAACCGATCTGATATAAGAGCAATGGATAGTACTGGTGTAATGGATCGGGGGGCAGTGGATTTTAAATCAAGGGTTTCACACAACCAGGGTGATATCATGGCAATTGCATCTAAAAATATCGTTACTCTTCCCCCAACAACCAATATTATGGGAACTGCAAAAACCATGTTGAAATATGGATTCAGGCGTGTTCCAATCGCCGATGCAGGTACGAACAGGTTAGTAGGGATCATTACAAGTCTGGATATTGTGGATTTCCTTGGTGGCGGACTCAGACATAATATTGTCAAGAACAGGTACAAAGGCAACCTTGCTGCTGCCATAAACGAAGATGTCAGGGAGATCATGAAAAAAGACGTCGTCAGTCTGGGAGTCAATGATAATATTTCAAACGCCATTAAAACCATGATCGAAAAGAACATCGGCGGCATTCCTATCGTTGATGATGATAATGTTGTGGTCGGTATCGTATCAGAACGCGATTTCGTAAGAACAGTGGCAGATATTACTACCTCAAAATCGGTAAACAAATATATGAGTAACAAAGTAGTTACTGCCTCGCCTGATATATCTGTGGGCGAAGCCACCAGGACTATGATAGAGAAGGGTTTTAGGCGAATCCCAATTGTAAAGGAAGACGTACTGCTGGGAATTGTTACTGCATCTGATGTTATGAGGTATCTGGGCAGTGGTGAAATATTCCAGAAACTTATGACCGGGGATGTCTCTGATGCATTCAAGGTCCCATTGAAAAGCTTGATATTGCGCGACATCATCTGGACTAATTCCGGCATTGATATCGGTGAAGCGGCAGCATTAATGCTGAAAAATAAAGTAGGAGCACTTCCCATAATCGATGATGGAGAATTATGCGGTATTTTAACCGAACGTGATATTATCAAGGCACTGGTAGATTGA
- a CDS encoding CBS domain-containing protein produces METGMPVREIMTSDPITIDKGIKISDAAKKMIELDVGSLIVMEGHNPIGILTERDMVKKIISKNVNPDSLSLTKVMTTPLITLDADEDLQKAIDLMLNMHIRRIPIVKDKILVGLVTDTDLVSVSVEMGNILSELVNMHRERSITTSKEIPEMISMGVCENCGKYTDNLDYFNGSLMCEYCREID; encoded by the coding sequence ATGGAAACCGGAATGCCAGTCAGGGAGATCATGACAAGTGATCCCATTACCATCGATAAAGGTATTAAAATATCAGATGCCGCAAAAAAAATGATTGAGCTTGATGTGGGCAGCCTGATAGTAATGGAAGGTCATAACCCGATAGGTATCCTTACCGAGCGTGATATGGTCAAGAAGATCATTTCTAAAAACGTAAATCCTGACTCACTCAGCTTGACAAAGGTCATGACAACTCCGCTGATAACTCTTGATGCTGATGAAGACCTGCAAAAAGCCATTGACCTTATGCTCAATATGCATATCAGGCGCATACCGATCGTCAAAGACAAGATACTTGTCGGGCTGGTGACAGATACGGACCTTGTTTCGGTATCTGTGGAGATGGGAAACATATTATCCGAACTTGTCAACATGCACAGGGAAAGGAGTATTACAACCAGTAAGGAGATCCCTGAAATGATCAGCATGGGTGTGTGTGAGAACTGCGGGAAATATACGGATAATCTTGACTACTTCAATGGGTCGTTGATGTGCGAATACTGCAGGGAAATTGATTAG